In one Juglans regia cultivar Chandler chromosome 11, Walnut 2.0, whole genome shotgun sequence genomic region, the following are encoded:
- the LOC109007811 gene encoding cyclin-P3-1-like, producing the protein MAFKSKAVESDEEIYASLGLEVDEYDQKGPSGIPRVILVLSSVLQRIIYRNEKSLKVSKKKDTVTIFHGLRAPNLSIQQYIERIFKYSCCSPSCFVVAYIYLERFTQRTNAYLTTLNAHRLLITTIMVAAKFMDDDCYDNAYYAKVGGVSTAEMNRLEMKFLFTIDFRLHVTAEDFRKYSLQLQKEGLGDYRIDRPKMK; encoded by the exons ATGGCCTTCAAAAGCAAGGCTGTTGAATCAGATGAAGAGATTTATGCATCTCTAGGACTAGAGGTGGATGAATATGATCAAAAGGGTCCTTCAGGAATTCCCCGAGTTATTTTAGTTCTTTCTTCTGTTCTGCAGAGAATCATTTACAGAAACGAGAAATCATTAAAGGTGTCAAAGAAGAAGGATACAGTAACCATCTTCCATGGTTTGAGAGCACCAAACTTAAGCATTCAACAGTATATTGAACGCATTTTCAAGTACAGTTGCTGCAGCCCTTCTTGCTTTGTTGTTGCCTACATATACCTCGAAAGATTCACTCAACGAACCAACGCTTATCTTACAACCCTCAACGCTCACCGGCTTCTGATCACAACAATCATGGTTGCTGCAAAGTTCATGGATGATGA CTGTTACGACAATGCCTACTATGCCAAAGTGGGAGGAGTGAGCACAGCAGAAATGAACAGGTTGGAGATGAAGTTCTTGTTCACTATAGATTTCAGACTCCATGTAACTGCAGAAGACTTTCGGAAATACTCTCTGCAGCTTCAAAAGGAAGGCCTTGGAGACTACCGAATTGACCGCCCcaagatgaaatga
- the LOC109007813 gene encoding mitochondrial Rho GTPase 1-like — MAKASAGTTNPYGRTGVRIVVAGDRGSGKSSLIVTVAAENFPANVPPVLPPTRLPEDFFPDRVPITIIDTSSRVEDDGKVAEELKRADAVVFTYACDEPTTLDRLSTFWLPKLRKLEVKVPVIVVGCKLDLRDENQQVSLEQVMSPIMQQFREIETCIECSAVKQIQIPEVFYYAQKAVLHPTGPLFDQETQTLKPRCVRALKRIFILCDHDKDGALSDAELNDFQVKCFNAPLQPSEIVGVKRVVAEKLAEGVNERGLTLTGFLFLHALFIEKGRLETTWTVLRKFGYNNDIRLSEDLIPSSFKRAPDQSVELTNEAIEYLRGIFELFDSDHDGVLRPREIEDIFSTAAESSWDRAPYVDAAERNALGGLPLDGFLSEWALMTLIDPAWCMENLIYIGYPGDPLSAFRVTRRRRVDRKKQQADRNVFQCFVFGPKKAGKSALLNSFLGRSFSDNYASTIDEQYAVNVVDQPGGTTKTLVLREIPEDGVSKLLSDKESLASCDIAVFVHDSSNAFSWERATELLVEVASHGEDTGFEVPCLIVAAKDDQESFPMAIQESTRVSQDMGIEAPIPISMKLGETNNVFRRIVSAAEHPHLSIPETEAGRSRKQYNRLINRSLVFFSVGAAVAVVGLASYRVYAARKNSSN, encoded by the exons ATGGCGAAAGCTTCAGCCGGGACAACAAACCCATACGGCCGGACTGGGGTGCGTATCGTGGTTGCAGGGGACCGAGGCAGCGGTAAATCGAGTTTGATTGTGACGGTTGCAGCCGAGAACTTTCCGGCGAACGTGCCGCCGGTGTTGCCTCCGACTAGGCTGCCTGAGGACTTCTTCCCTGACCGCGTGCCCATCACAATTATCGACACTTCGTCTCG TGTGGAGGATGATGGTAAAGTTGCTGAAGAATTGAAGCGGGCTGATGCAGTTGTGTTTACTTATGCATGTGATGAGCCTACTACTCTCGACCGATTGAGTACTTTCTGGCTGCCAAAACTTCGTAAATTAGAG GTGAAAGTCCCTGTTATAGTGGTGGGTTGTAAGCTGGATTTGAGAGATGAGAACCAGCAGGTGAGCTTGGAACAAGTGATGTCACCAATAATGCAACAATTTCGGGAGATTGAAACTTGTATTGAATGTTCGGCAGTTAAACAAATTCAG ATCCCTGAGGTTTTCTACTATGCACAAAAAGCTGTGCTTCATCCAACAGGTCCATTATTTGACCAGGAAACGCAGACTTTGAAGCCCCGATGTGTGCGGGCCTTGAAGcggatatttattctttgtgaCCATGATAAGGATGGTGCCCTTAGTGATGCAGAGTTGAATGATTTTCAG GTCAAATGTTTCAATGCTCCATTGCAACCCTCCGAAATAGTAGGTGTGAAGAGGGTTGTGGCAGAAAAACTGGCTGAAGGAGTCAATGAACGCGGGCTTACTTTGACCGGATTCCTTTTTCTTCATGCACTATTCATAGAAAAAGGCCGACTTGAGACAACATGGACTGTCCTCAGAAAATTTGGGTACAATAATGATATCAGACTTTCAGAAGATCTAATCCCTTCATCTTTCAAGAGAGCCCCTGATCAG AGTGTGGAGCTGACCAATGAAGCCATTGAGTATCTGAGAGGAATCTTTGAATTGTTTGACAGCGATCAT GATGGGGTCCTGCGACCTCGTGAAATTGAAGATATATTTTCTACTGCCGCTGAGAG TTCTTGGGATAGAGCCCCTTATGTGGATGCTGCCGAGAGAAATGCACTTGGTGGGTTACCACTTGATGGTTTTTTGTCGGAG TGGGCTCTTATGACTCTTATAGACCCAGCTTGGTGCATGGAGAATCTGATATACATTGGTTATCCTGGTGATCCTTTGTCTGCTTTCCGTGTGACCAGAAGAAGGCGTGTGGATCGCAAGAAGCAACAGGCAGACAGAAATGTTTTccagtgttttgtttttgggccCAAGAAGGCTGGAAAGTCTGCATTATTGAATTCTTTTCTTGGAAG GAGTTTTTCTGATAATTATGCTTCAACCATCGATGAGCAGTATGCAGTGAATGTTGTTGATCAACCTGGG GGAACAACAAAGACCCTTGTGTTGAGAGAGATACCTGAAGATGGAGTTTCCAAACTACTATCTGATAAAGAATCTTTGGCTTCTTGTGACATAGCAGTGTTTGTTCATGACAG TTCTAATGCATTCTCATGGGAGAGAGCAACTGAGTTGCTGGTAGAAGTTGCTAGTCATGGTGAGGATACTGGCTTTGAAGTGCCCTGCCTCATTGTTGCAGCTAAAGATGATCAGGAGTCATTTCCTATGGCCATACAAGAATCTACCAGG GTTAGTCAGGACATGGGAATCGAGGCCCCTATACCCATCAGTATGAAGTTGGGTGAAACCAATAATGTTTTCCGTAGGATTGTGAGTGCTGCAGAACACCCTCATTTGAGCATTCCTGAAACTGAAGCTGGGAGAAGCCGCAAACAGTACAATCGGCTCATAAACCGCTCACTTGTGTTCTTTTCAG TTGGAGCTGCGGTGGCCGTTGTTGGGCTTGCATCTTACCGTGTCTATGCTGCAAGGAAGAATTCTTCCAACTGA
- the LOC109015318 gene encoding putative UDP-glucuronate:xylan alpha-glucuronosyltransferase 5, protein MPHLQSSPLTKHPDTIRGGRAQSMASKSFSSSKLPKPFLLTYLLFLCLALLFLVLSSRPKPNPSASHRLLQNKVEVPVNGFDDHNIVAEKTKFKVGLVNVDHHDDRMATAYELLGLKESQTATVHVGFERVAENLKWEDFFPEWIDEDEKWGPPKCPEIPMPRLEDYDDLDVVIARVPCGMVKEIMIKEAGIRDVFRLQVNLVVANMVVGISGGRWGRHDVNRTVQVMFIGTCGPMVEIFRCDDVVRKEGDYWVYKPELRRLKQKVLMPFGSCELAPAPNYTQMTGKDHVRMRHFINSQYSTQRELRNSNAYHQTEAYVTVLHSSEAYVCGAIALAQSIIQSNSTKDLVLLADNSISSNSIRGLRAAGWKIKRIQRILSPFAKKGSYNEWNYSKLRVWQLIEYDKVIFIDADLLVLKNIDKFFAHPQLSAAPNDKVIFNSGVAVIEPSMCMFEDLMQKRFKLGSYNGGDQGFLNEVFTWWHRLPKKLNHLKVYGGKKAGEEDHDQHEMPKDVYAVHYLGLKPWMCYKDYDCNWDMLDHHPFASDSAHRRWWKVYEAMPKSLQPYCGLTAKMDARIRKWRGRAREAGFPDGHWRIKVTDRRRRHYVQ, encoded by the exons ATGCCTCATCTTCAAAGCTCCCCATTAACAAAACACCCAGACACAATACGTGGGGGTCGAGCTCAATCAATGGCTTCCAaatccttctcttcttctaaaTTACCAAAACCTTTCCTCTTGACCTATCTCCTCTTTCTCTGCCTTGCCCTCTTGTTCCTTGTGCTATCTTCCAGGCCCAAGCCAAACCCTTCCGCCAGTCACCGGCTGCTTCAAAACAAGGTCGAAGTCCCCGTCAATGGGTTCGATGATCATAATATTGTTGCAGAAAAAACTAAATTCAAGGTGGGTTTGGTTAATGTAGATCATCATGATGATAGGATGGCGACTGCATATGAACTGCTAGGGTTGAAAGAGTCACAGACGGCAACTGTCCACGTAGGTTTTGAACGTGTGGCTGAGAACTTAAAATGGGAGGACTTCTTCCCTGAGTGGATTGATGAAGACGAGAAGTGGGGTCCACCGAAGTGCCCGGAGATACCGATGCCGAGGCTGGAGGATTACGATGACCTCGACGTGGTTATAGCTAGGGTTCCATGTGGGATGGTCAAGGAGATCATGATCAAGGAAGCTGGGATTAGGGATGTGTTTAGGTTGCAAGTTAATTTGGTTGTGGCTAATATGGTGGTGGGGATCAGTGGTGGCCGGTGGGGGAGGCATGATGTTAATCGGACGGTGCAGGTGATGTTCATAGGAACTTGTGGGCCAATGGTGGAGATTTTCAGATGTGATGATGTTGTGAGGAAGGAAGGGGATTATTGGGTGTATAAGCCTGAGTTGAGGAGGCTGAAGCAGAAGGTGCTCATGCCCTTTGGGTCATGCGAGCTTGCGCCTGCGCCTAATTACACACAGATGACAG GTAAAGATCATGTAAGGATGAGGCACTTCATTAATTCACAGTACTCCACACAACGGGAATTACGCAACTCCAACGCGTACCACCAAACGGAGGCCTATGTGACGGTCCTCCATTCTTCAGAAGCATATGTTTGTGGCGCAATTGCCTTGGCCCAAAGCATCATTCAGAGCAACTCCACCAAAGACCTCGTCCTCCTCGCCGACAACTCCATCTCCTCCAACTCGATCAGAGGCCTCAGAGCTGCCGGATGGAAGATCAAACGCATTCAACGCATCCTCAGCCCTTTTGCCAAAAAGGGTTCCTACAATGAGTGGAACTACAGCAAGCTTCGAGTGTGGCAACTCATTGAGTACGACAAAGTCATATTCATCGATGCTGATCTCTTAGTCTTAAAGAACATAGACAAGTTTTTTGCACACCCACAACTATCTGCTGCGCCGAACGACAAGGTGATATTCAACTCCGGGGTGGCCGTAATCGAACCATCGATGTGCATGTTCGAGGACTTGATGCAAAAAAGATTCAAGTTGGGTTCCTATAATGGTGGAGATCAAGGGTTTCTGAATGAAGTTTTTACGTGGTGGCACCGGTTGCCGAAAAAGCTGAATCATCTCAAAGTTTATGGAGGGAAGAAGGCCGGAGAGGAAGATCATGATCAGCATGAGATGCCAAAGGATGTTTATGCCGTGCATTATTTAGGGTTGAAGCCATGGATGTGTTACAAGGACTATGACTGTAATTGGGACATGTTGGATCATCATCCATTTGCGAGTGACTCGGCTCACCGGCGGTGGTGGAAGGTGTACGAGGCCATGCCGAAGAGCCTGCAACCTTACTGCGGGCTCACGGCGAAGATGGACGCAAGAATAAGGAAGTGGAGAGGGAGAGCCAGGGAAGCTGGATTCCCTGATGGGCATTGGAGAATCAAGGTTACGGATCGGAGACGACGACATTATGTGCAATAA